The segment CAGAACTCAGTTTCAGATTACATGCACCATATCAGGAAGGCATAAATATCCATGGTAAATTCAGAAGACGTCAGAAAGATTGCTAAACTTGCCGACATCGGAGTTGATGACGGCGAAATTGAAGAGTTTACATCCCAGTGCTCAGAAATTCTCACATACTTCGAGATGCTTGATACCCTCCCTCAGGGAAAAGGAGTAGATCGTGGTCTCATCAATATTTTCAGAGAAGATGAGGTCACAGATTCTTTGAGCCAGGAAGAAGCACTCAAAAATGCAAAGGAAACCGAAAACGGTTATTTCAAGGCACCGAGGGTGATGTAATATGTCAAAAAAACTCACCTTCTCAATTTCTGATACCATCAATGCCTTCATCACCACCATTCCGGAAATTGAATACACTGACGGGAATCTGAGCGGAACAACCGTAGCAATAAAAGACAATATTTCAACGAAAGGAATAGAGACAACCTGCGCCTCAAAAATTTTGAGAGGATATATCCCACCCTATGATGCTCATGTAGTATCGCTTCTTAAATCAGCAGGAGCTGCCATCGTAGGCAAGACAAATATGGATGAATTTGGGATGGGCACAACGACTGAGAATAGTGCCTTTGGTCCCACACTCAACCCATGTGACAATAACAGGGTACCTGGCGGTTCATCAGGAGGCTCTGCAGCAGCGATAGCGGCCGGGTACTGTGATATGGCACTAGGTTCAGATACTGGTGGTTCAATCAGGTGTCCAGCTGCGTTTTGTGGAATAGTCGGCCTGAAACCAAGTTATGGAAGAGTCTCCCGGTACGGACTTATTGCATATGCAAATTCTCTTGAACAGATTGGCCCAATGGCAAAGGATGTCACCGGAGTATCACGTCTCTTCTCAGTAATTGCCGGACATGACAAACGGGATTCAACCTCGGTAGACAGACCTTACACCCATACACCGGACCCTTCAATCAAAGGTCTTCGTATCGGTCTTCCATCCGAGTTTTTTGGTGAAGGAGTCGATCCTAAAGTTGCTGATACGGTCAAACAGGCAATATCTACTCTCGAAAAAGCCGGTGCAGAGGCTGTACCCTGCTCCATGCCATCTATGAGTCATGCCCTGGCGGCCTACTATGTTATCTGTACCAGTGAAGCCTCGTCAAACCTTGCACGATTTGATGGGATTAGATATGGTCCGGGTGGAGATCTTCGAAAGAGTTGGCATGAAGAATTTTCTGATAGAAGACAGGAACGGTTTGGAAAGGAAGTTAGAAGAAGAATAATTCTTGGAACTTTTTCTCTCGCAGCCGGATACTTTGGAAGATATTACCAGAAGGCACAGACCGCCAGACAGATGGTTCGTGATGATTTTACAAGGCTATTCAAGGAAGTGGATCTTGTTGCAGGTCCAACGATGCCATCTATCGCTTTCAAACTAAAAGAAAAGTCAGACCCTCTGCAAATGTACCTTTCAGATATTCTGACTGTGCCAGCGAATCTTGCGGGCGTTCCAGCCATATCAGTACCCTGTGGAAAGGTTGATGGTATGCCTGTTGGACTCCAGCTCATTGGAAAGCACTTCGAGGACGAGAAAGTTATTGATGCTGCATTTGCATACGAGCAGGAGGCAGCCTGATGGAACACGAAGATGTAATTATTGGTCTTGAGATTCATTGTCAGCTCAATACTAAGTCCAAACTCTTCTGTGGTTGTTCAACTGACTTCAGAGATGACGAACCGAATACACATACTTGTCCGGTATGTCTCGGACTGCCTGGAAGCATGCCAGTTGTCAATAAAAAAGTCATCGAATTTGCGATGAGAGTTGCAAAGGCTTTGAACTGTACCGTTTTAAAGGAATGCGATTTTTCCCGGAAAAACTACTTT is part of the Methanospirillum lacunae genome and harbors:
- the gatC gene encoding Asp-tRNA(Asn)/Glu-tRNA(Gln) amidotransferase subunit GatC, which translates into the protein MVNSEDVRKIAKLADIGVDDGEIEEFTSQCSEILTYFEMLDTLPQGKGVDRGLINIFREDEVTDSLSQEEALKNAKETENGYFKAPRVM
- the gatA gene encoding Asp-tRNA(Asn)/Glu-tRNA(Gln) amidotransferase subunit GatA; this encodes MSKKLTFSISDTINAFITTIPEIEYTDGNLSGTTVAIKDNISTKGIETTCASKILRGYIPPYDAHVVSLLKSAGAAIVGKTNMDEFGMGTTTENSAFGPTLNPCDNNRVPGGSSGGSAAAIAAGYCDMALGSDTGGSIRCPAAFCGIVGLKPSYGRVSRYGLIAYANSLEQIGPMAKDVTGVSRLFSVIAGHDKRDSTSVDRPYTHTPDPSIKGLRIGLPSEFFGEGVDPKVADTVKQAISTLEKAGAEAVPCSMPSMSHALAAYYVICTSEASSNLARFDGIRYGPGGDLRKSWHEEFSDRRQERFGKEVRRRIILGTFSLAAGYFGRYYQKAQTARQMVRDDFTRLFKEVDLVAGPTMPSIAFKLKEKSDPLQMYLSDILTVPANLAGVPAISVPCGKVDGMPVGLQLIGKHFEDEKVIDAAFAYEQEAA